Proteins co-encoded in one Bacillus infantis NRRL B-14911 genomic window:
- a CDS encoding manganese transport transcriptional regulator encodes MQPEKLIAVQRNHLGEIMSFQTSGGRIISFRKAMMEAEEGLIELAEAEHSLMENNVNTVNLLEDFPSFG; translated from the coding sequence ATGCAGCCGGAAAAATTAATTGCTGTCCAAAGAAACCACCTGGGAGAGATTATGTCTTTCCAGACCTCGGGAGGGCGGATCATATCGTTCAGAAAAGCAATGATGGAAGCAGAAGAAGGACTCATCGAGCTTGCAGAGGCGGAACACAGCCTGATGGAAAACAATGTTAACACGGTGAATCTGTTAGAGGATTTTCCGAGCTTTGGGTAA
- a CDS encoding metal ABC transporter ATP-binding protein, whose protein sequence is MNPVEIKNLTVAYQKKPVLSDVSFSVGEGSLVGIIGPNGAGKSTLIKAILGLIPRASGEIKVYGREYRPKDRLVGYVPQRGTVDWDFPTNALDVVLMGRYGHVGWFKRPKRADVEAARECLRKVGMEAFQHRQISQLSGGQQQRVFLARALAQDASVYFMDEPFVGVDAATERAIISLLNELKAQGKTVLVVHHDLQTVKEYFDSVILLNMRTIAHGPADKTFTMENLHKTYGGKLAFLEKGQVMVEQK, encoded by the coding sequence ATGAATCCAGTAGAAATAAAAAATCTGACAGTCGCATATCAGAAGAAGCCTGTCCTGAGCGATGTAAGCTTTTCGGTCGGGGAAGGAAGCCTGGTAGGAATAATCGGGCCGAATGGAGCCGGAAAATCTACGCTTATTAAAGCCATACTGGGGCTGATTCCGAGAGCTTCGGGGGAGATAAAAGTATACGGCAGAGAATACCGGCCCAAAGACAGGCTCGTTGGGTATGTGCCGCAAAGGGGTACTGTAGACTGGGATTTCCCGACGAATGCGCTTGATGTTGTCCTTATGGGGCGATACGGCCATGTCGGCTGGTTCAAGCGTCCCAAAAGAGCCGATGTGGAAGCAGCAAGGGAATGCCTGCGCAAAGTAGGCATGGAAGCTTTTCAGCACAGGCAGATCAGCCAGCTGTCAGGAGGACAGCAGCAGAGGGTCTTCCTTGCAAGGGCACTTGCACAGGATGCAAGCGTCTATTTCATGGATGAACCATTTGTCGGGGTGGATGCCGCTACAGAAAGGGCAATCATCAGCCTGCTGAATGAATTGAAGGCCCAGGGGAAAACGGTGCTGGTTGTGCATCACGACCTGCAGACTGTAAAAGAATATTTTGATTCTGTCATCCTGCTCAATATGAGAACCATAGCCCACGGTCCGGCAGATAAAACATTTACAATGGAAAACCTGCACAAGACATATGGCGGCAAGCTGGCCTTCCTGGAAAAGGGCCAAGTGATGGTCGAGCAAAAGTGA
- the metA gene encoding homoserine O-acetyltransferase MetA has product MPICIPPLLPAREILEKENIFVMDDSRARQQDIRPLNIIILNLMPEKEKTEAQLLRLLGNTPLQVNISFLKTATHESKNTSELHLEQFYTTFQEIRHHKFDGMIITGAPIEMLDFEEVDYWEELTGIMDWAKENVTSSMHICWGAQAALYHYYGIGKEILSRKCSGVYAHTVCDPSIKLLRGFDDHFLAPHSRNTDVSIAKINEHPSLKLLSLSEEAGAFIISSKDGRRIMVTGHLEYEALTLADEYERDKARGLVPDLPLHYFPEDNPMLPPKNRWRSHAHLLFSNWLNYYVYQETPYEW; this is encoded by the coding sequence GTGCCCATTTGTATTCCGCCTCTGCTGCCTGCCCGTGAGATCCTGGAGAAAGAAAATATCTTTGTCATGGATGACAGCCGGGCAAGGCAGCAGGACATCCGTCCGCTTAATATCATCATCCTGAATCTCATGCCTGAAAAAGAAAAAACAGAAGCACAGCTTTTGAGGCTTCTTGGCAACACACCGCTCCAGGTAAATATTTCGTTCCTTAAAACAGCGACACATGAATCAAAAAATACAAGTGAACTGCATCTTGAGCAGTTTTATACCACTTTTCAAGAGATCAGGCATCATAAATTCGATGGGATGATCATAACCGGGGCTCCGATTGAAATGCTGGATTTCGAGGAAGTCGATTATTGGGAAGAACTGACTGGGATCATGGATTGGGCGAAAGAGAATGTGACCTCCAGCATGCATATTTGCTGGGGCGCCCAGGCTGCGCTTTATCATTATTATGGGATCGGCAAGGAGATCCTTTCGCGGAAATGCTCCGGGGTATACGCCCATACCGTTTGCGACCCTTCCATAAAGCTGCTGAGAGGATTTGATGACCATTTCCTTGCTCCTCATTCAAGGAATACAGACGTTTCGATTGCAAAAATAAACGAGCATCCTTCCCTGAAGCTTCTGTCTTTATCAGAAGAGGCCGGCGCATTCATCATCAGTTCAAAGGACGGCAGAAGAATTATGGTCACCGGCCATCTGGAATATGAGGCACTCACACTGGCTGATGAGTATGAAAGGGACAAAGCAAGGGGGCTTGTGCCAGACCTGCCATTGCACTATTTCCCTGAAGACAACCCTATGCTGCCTCCAAAGAACAGATGGAGGTCTCACGCGCATCTGCTTTTTTCAAACTGGCTGAACTATTATGTATACCAGGAAACTCCATATGAATGGTAA
- a CDS encoding metal ABC transporter permease, with amino-acid sequence MNELLQMLGNANTQWVLFGTMLLGAASGVLGSIALLRKQSLIGDAVAHAALPGICIAFMLTGEKSLPALLIGAAITGLLAAYCIQFITSSSILKEDSAICLVLSVFFGFGIVLLTKISQSPAGNKSGLDDFIFGQAASMVGSDVKLMAGASAVLIVVTLLFFKELKVLTFDPDFARGLGLPAGWLNFMFLTLLAGTVVIGIQAVGVILMAAMLITPSVAARYWTESLGKMVIISGGFGALSGMAGTLLSTLGQGLATGPFIVVTATGLFLFSVLAAPQRGLLTKLAKRIVFNRKTKRSQVLRAMYKLTESAYRETGKEQMIIAESRISDELAFSKSHTMRLMSDLYKEHLIAKDPGGWMLTDKGVLEGYILTLKGRINELCLMHSEEFNEDQREALAEKLMVKPSDPLAKRAEKLLWQYNMMPVLSPFPLPERRENL; translated from the coding sequence ATGAATGAACTATTGCAAATGCTGGGCAACGCGAATACACAGTGGGTCCTGTTTGGAACAATGCTGCTGGGTGCAGCAAGCGGAGTGCTTGGAAGCATAGCCCTTCTGAGAAAGCAAAGCCTGATCGGGGATGCTGTTGCACATGCAGCATTGCCGGGGATATGCATTGCTTTTATGCTCACAGGTGAAAAATCTCTGCCTGCCCTCCTTATCGGAGCAGCAATTACCGGTCTGCTTGCCGCCTATTGTATCCAATTCATCACTTCCAGCTCAATTCTAAAAGAGGATAGCGCGATTTGCCTGGTATTGTCTGTATTTTTCGGATTCGGGATTGTCCTGCTGACAAAGATATCCCAATCGCCTGCAGGCAACAAGAGCGGGCTGGATGACTTTATTTTCGGGCAGGCTGCTTCCATGGTAGGGAGCGATGTAAAGCTGATGGCAGGTGCCTCTGCCGTTCTCATCGTGGTGACTTTGCTGTTCTTTAAAGAGCTGAAGGTCCTGACCTTCGATCCTGATTTTGCGAGGGGGCTCGGACTTCCTGCCGGCTGGCTGAACTTTATGTTTCTTACCCTTCTGGCTGGCACTGTTGTCATCGGTATCCAGGCGGTAGGCGTAATCCTTATGGCTGCAATGCTGATCACACCAAGCGTTGCTGCGAGGTATTGGACAGAGTCACTTGGGAAAATGGTCATCATTTCAGGAGGATTCGGGGCCTTATCAGGAATGGCCGGAACCCTTCTGAGCACGCTGGGGCAGGGGCTTGCAACTGGGCCGTTCATTGTTGTTACGGCTACTGGCTTATTTCTGTTCTCTGTCCTGGCTGCCCCGCAGAGAGGACTGCTGACAAAGCTGGCCAAAAGAATCGTCTTTAACAGGAAGACGAAGAGGAGCCAGGTGCTTAGGGCAATGTACAAACTGACAGAATCTGCTTACAGGGAGACAGGGAAGGAACAAATGATCATAGCTGAAAGCAGGATCTCCGATGAGCTCGCTTTCTCAAAATCACATACCATGAGGCTGATGAGCGACCTGTACAAGGAGCATTTAATTGCAAAAGATCCAGGAGGATGGATGCTCACGGACAAAGGCGTTCTCGAAGGTTATATCCTGACGCTGAAAGGACGCATAAATGAACTTTGCCTGATGCACAGTGAAGAATTTAATGAGGACCAGAGGGAAGCGCTGGCTGAAAAGCTGATGGTAAAACCGTCAGATCCGCTTGCCAAAAGAGCGGAGAAACTGCTCTGGCAATATAATATGATGCCGGTCCTTTCACCTTTTCCCCTTCCAGAAAGGAGAGAGAATCTATGA
- a CDS encoding AIM24 family protein, which translates to MSRYSIEEFVSQTKQQDKGEGLFELETPRMLEINLTNQIWAKTGAMVSYRGNIKFEREGILEHGLGKMFKKALTGEGTSLMKATGNGKLYLADQGKKISILNLGGEAIFVNGNDLLAFEPGISWDIKLMKRIAGMMAGGLFNVRLEGRGMVAITSHYEPLTLLVTPDNPVYTDPNATVAWSGSLQPEFVTDISFKTFLGRGSGESIQMKFSGNGFVVVQPFEEVYYSQQS; encoded by the coding sequence ATGAGCAGATATTCAATCGAAGAATTCGTCAGCCAGACAAAACAGCAGGATAAAGGAGAAGGCCTGTTTGAGCTTGAAACACCAAGGATGCTTGAGATCAACCTGACAAATCAGATCTGGGCAAAAACCGGTGCCATGGTTTCCTACAGGGGAAACATAAAGTTTGAAAGAGAAGGGATCCTGGAGCACGGTCTCGGGAAAATGTTCAAAAAGGCGCTGACAGGGGAAGGGACGTCACTGATGAAAGCGACAGGGAATGGCAAACTCTATCTGGCAGACCAGGGGAAAAAGATATCAATCCTTAACCTTGGCGGTGAAGCGATTTTTGTGAACGGAAATGACTTGCTGGCATTCGAACCCGGCATCAGCTGGGATATCAAGCTGATGAAAAGGATCGCCGGCATGATGGCAGGCGGGCTCTTCAATGTCCGCCTTGAAGGGCGCGGCATGGTCGCCATCACTTCCCATTATGAGCCGCTGACACTGCTGGTCACACCGGATAATCCAGTGTACACAGATCCAAATGCTACAGTAGCCTGGTCAGGCAGCCTTCAGCCGGAGTTTGTGACTGATATATCCTTTAAGACCTTCCTTGGAAGAGGAAGCGGGGAATCAATCCAAATGAAATTCTCGGGCAACGGTTTTGTTGTAGTGCAGCCGTTTGAGGAAGTCTACTATAGCCAGCAAAGCTGA
- a CDS encoding formate--tetrahydrofolate ligase, giving the protein MNVKPKVKSDIEIAQESELKPIKEIAAGIGLEEDDLELYGKHKAKLSYEAMKKLQTKESGKVILVTAINPTPAGEGKSTVTVGLGDALTRLGKKTVIAMREPSLGPTMGIKGGATGGGYAQVLPMEDINVHFTGDLHAITSANNALSALIDNHLQQGNELGIDQRRIVWKRAVDLNDRALRKVIVGLGGPMQGVPREDGFDITVASEIMAVLCLASDLADLKLRLSRMVIAYNDQKEPVTAGDLGAEGALALLLKDAIKPNLVQTIEHTPALVHGGPFANIAHGCNSAAATTAASKLADYVVTEAGFGADLGAEKFLHIKTRNADIQPEAVVIVATIRALKMHGGVKKTDLAEENAAALAEGFANLKKHAETIKSFGLPFTVAINKFVTDTDLEVSTLLGLCEKEGFPAALTEVWEKGGEGGLALAETVLKLIDKKESSFAPLYSLSDPLEEKIRTIVQKVYGGADVEFAGKAKKQLADFETFGWGSLPVCMAKTQYSLSDDPAKLGRPEGFTVTVRELKPSIGAGFIVALTGDVMTMPGLPKSPAALKMDVDENGNAVGLF; this is encoded by the coding sequence ATGAACGTGAAACCAAAGGTAAAGTCAGATATCGAAATCGCACAGGAATCAGAACTGAAACCGATCAAAGAAATTGCAGCCGGAATCGGGCTGGAAGAAGATGATTTAGAGCTTTACGGGAAGCACAAGGCCAAGCTCTCATATGAGGCCATGAAAAAGCTGCAGACAAAAGAGTCTGGAAAAGTCATTCTGGTTACAGCCATCAATCCAACTCCTGCAGGAGAAGGGAAGTCTACAGTGACTGTCGGTCTTGGTGATGCCCTGACAAGACTCGGGAAGAAAACCGTGATAGCGATGCGTGAACCTTCACTTGGCCCAACGATGGGAATCAAAGGGGGCGCCACCGGCGGCGGATATGCACAGGTACTGCCTATGGAGGATATCAATGTTCATTTCACGGGGGACCTGCATGCTATTACTTCAGCAAATAATGCGCTCTCTGCCTTGATTGATAACCATCTGCAGCAGGGAAATGAACTGGGTATCGACCAGCGGAGGATTGTCTGGAAGCGGGCAGTCGATCTGAATGACCGGGCCCTGAGAAAGGTGATCGTCGGTCTTGGCGGCCCTATGCAGGGAGTGCCAAGGGAAGATGGGTTTGATATTACGGTCGCCTCGGAAATCATGGCCGTTTTATGTCTGGCATCCGATCTGGCAGATTTGAAGCTGAGGCTTTCCAGGATGGTCATCGCCTATAATGATCAAAAGGAACCTGTAACAGCCGGAGATTTAGGTGCAGAAGGCGCGCTTGCCCTGCTTTTAAAGGATGCGATTAAGCCGAATCTGGTCCAGACGATTGAACATACACCAGCTTTGGTGCATGGAGGGCCATTTGCCAATATCGCCCATGGCTGCAACAGCGCTGCCGCGACAACAGCTGCCTCAAAGCTGGCCGATTATGTGGTTACAGAGGCCGGGTTCGGTGCAGATCTTGGAGCAGAGAAATTCCTTCATATTAAAACAAGAAATGCTGACATCCAGCCTGAAGCAGTGGTGATCGTGGCCACAATCAGGGCGCTTAAGATGCATGGCGGAGTAAAGAAAACAGATCTTGCAGAGGAAAATGCCGCTGCATTGGCAGAAGGATTCGCCAATCTGAAGAAGCACGCTGAAACGATTAAGAGCTTTGGCCTTCCGTTCACTGTTGCCATAAATAAATTTGTAACTGATACAGATCTGGAAGTGAGCACACTGCTTGGACTCTGCGAGAAAGAAGGCTTCCCTGCTGCCCTTACAGAAGTATGGGAAAAAGGCGGGGAAGGCGGACTTGCATTGGCAGAAACTGTCCTGAAGCTTATTGATAAAAAGGAAAGCAGTTTTGCTCCGTTATACAGCCTGTCAGATCCGCTTGAAGAGAAAATCAGGACTATCGTCCAGAAAGTATACGGGGGAGCCGATGTAGAATTTGCGGGCAAAGCTAAAAAGCAGCTTGCTGATTTTGAGACCTTTGGCTGGGGAAGCCTTCCGGTGTGCATGGCCAAAACCCAGTATTCGCTGTCAGATGACCCTGCAAAGCTGGGCAGGCCTGAAGGATTCACTGTGACAGTCCGCGAGCTGAAGCCTTCAATCGGGGCAGGTTTCATCGTAGCCCTTACAGGAGATGTCATGACAATGCCGGGGCTTCCGAAATCGCCTGCTGCTTTGAAAATGGATGTGGATGAGAACGGAAATGCTGTTGGTCTATTTTAA
- a CDS encoding glutathione peroxidase, whose product MSIYQFNAMKADGSDVPLREFEGDVLLIVNTASKCGFTPQFKELQEIYEQLHREGLEILGFPCNQFMNQDPGSNEEIQQFCQLNYGVSFPMFAKVDVNGKNADPIFQYLTEEAPGMLGMKAVKWNFTKFLVNKKGEVVKRYSPNTNPKEILGDIKEELAR is encoded by the coding sequence ATGTCTATATATCAATTTAATGCAATGAAAGCAGATGGCTCGGATGTCCCGCTGAGGGAGTTTGAGGGGGATGTGCTCCTCATTGTCAATACAGCCAGCAAATGCGGCTTTACACCACAGTTCAAGGAGCTGCAGGAAATCTATGAACAGCTCCACAGGGAAGGTCTTGAAATTCTCGGATTCCCCTGCAATCAATTCATGAATCAGGATCCGGGCAGCAACGAAGAAATCCAGCAGTTCTGCCAGCTGAACTATGGGGTGTCCTTCCCTATGTTCGCGAAGGTGGATGTGAACGGGAAAAATGCCGACCCTATTTTTCAATATTTAACAGAAGAAGCGCCTGGCATGCTTGGCATGAAGGCTGTCAAATGGAATTTCACCAAATTCCTTGTGAACAAAAAAGGAGAAGTCGTCAAGCGGTATTCTCCCAATACAAATCCCAAAGAAATCCTCGGCGATATTAAAGAAGAATTGGCAAGATAA
- a CDS encoding DNA topoisomerase III, with translation MKLIIAEKPDQGMKLAAPFSFKKKEGYLEIAPNQLFPDGAFMTWAIGHLCELVPPEEYDSKWKKWSLSTLPILPEQFKHRVSKSKWKQFKVIKELVHHKEVNEIIIAGDAEREGEAIIRVILTQCGSRKPMKRLWISSLTAKSVTNGFANLLDESKTRNIYYEALSRACADWLVGMNASRAYTLLLQQKGIQDVFSTGRVQTPTLALIVKREKEIENFKSEPFWEVMATFNMEGKTYKGKWHKDGNSRLDNEGMARKIQQFAEGKNARIESIDKERKEFLPPYLFNLSSLQAEANKLYKYSPQKTLEIAQKLYVKGIISYPRSDSSFVTKEEAAAFPETLEKLSKMDAFKAFFPLPVSSILDNKRFVNEKKVTDHYAIIPTEQAADPAKMGADEARIYELIVKRLIAAHYEKAIFDYTTIHTLADERAAFLSKGKEMIQEGWRKVLFSNKKSAAKDEDEQDLPSLESGERGIVQDTEVKESKTQPPKRYTEGQLITLMKTAGKHLEDSDLVKVMNQTEGLGTEATRAGIIGILKDRMYIDVRKNQVYATNKGKLLIDSIGESVLGSPEMTAKWEQRLNEIGEGAASPKEFMEQAKKLSIKLINDATEQSSQWSFDGYDLEEFKDRRPGKKGKRGGAGTKVGKCKLCGGDVVDKGTFYGCANYKASDCRFTISKKVLGKTISQANVRKLLKDGQTDLIKGFKKGEKEFQARLEWGEGRLNFVFENSIKQQ, from the coding sequence ATGAAACTGATTATTGCAGAGAAGCCTGATCAGGGAATGAAGCTTGCCGCCCCATTTTCATTTAAGAAAAAAGAAGGCTATCTGGAAATCGCTCCGAACCAACTGTTCCCTGATGGTGCTTTCATGACTTGGGCCATTGGCCATTTATGTGAACTGGTTCCTCCCGAGGAATATGATTCTAAATGGAAAAAGTGGTCACTGAGCACTCTGCCGATACTTCCGGAGCAATTTAAGCACCGTGTATCCAAGTCAAAGTGGAAGCAATTCAAAGTCATCAAAGAACTGGTCCACCATAAAGAAGTCAATGAAATCATCATTGCCGGTGATGCAGAAAGAGAAGGGGAAGCCATTATCCGAGTCATTCTGACTCAGTGCGGCAGCAGAAAGCCGATGAAGCGGCTATGGATTTCATCGCTCACCGCCAAATCTGTAACAAATGGCTTTGCCAATCTCCTTGATGAGTCTAAGACAAGAAATATTTATTATGAGGCGCTCAGCAGGGCATGTGCCGACTGGCTTGTCGGCATGAATGCTTCGAGGGCATACACCCTGCTGCTCCAGCAAAAAGGGATCCAGGATGTGTTTTCTACCGGAAGGGTCCAGACCCCGACCCTTGCACTGATTGTAAAAAGAGAAAAAGAAATCGAGAACTTTAAGTCAGAGCCTTTCTGGGAAGTCATGGCTACTTTCAATATGGAAGGAAAGACATATAAAGGGAAATGGCATAAAGATGGGAATTCCCGTCTCGATAATGAAGGGATGGCCAGGAAAATCCAGCAGTTTGCAGAAGGAAAGAACGCCAGGATTGAATCAATCGATAAAGAGAGGAAGGAATTCCTGCCTCCTTATTTATTCAATCTCTCGTCCCTGCAGGCTGAAGCAAACAAACTTTACAAATATTCCCCGCAAAAAACATTGGAAATCGCCCAAAAGCTTTATGTGAAAGGAATTATTTCGTACCCTCGCTCTGACTCAAGCTTTGTCACGAAAGAGGAGGCGGCGGCATTTCCTGAAACACTGGAAAAGCTTTCGAAAATGGATGCTTTTAAAGCTTTTTTCCCGCTTCCTGTTTCATCCATACTGGATAATAAAAGATTTGTGAATGAAAAGAAAGTGACAGACCACTATGCCATCATTCCTACAGAACAGGCAGCCGACCCGGCTAAAATGGGTGCCGATGAAGCAAGGATTTATGAGCTGATTGTAAAAAGGCTGATTGCCGCCCATTATGAAAAAGCCATCTTCGATTATACAACCATCCATACATTGGCGGATGAGAGGGCTGCTTTCCTGTCAAAAGGGAAGGAAATGATTCAGGAAGGCTGGAGGAAGGTCCTGTTCAGCAACAAGAAGAGTGCAGCTAAAGATGAAGATGAGCAGGATCTCCCGTCCCTCGAATCCGGCGAAAGAGGGATTGTACAGGATACAGAGGTTAAAGAGAGCAAGACGCAGCCGCCTAAGCGGTATACCGAGGGGCAGCTTATCACCCTGATGAAAACTGCCGGGAAGCATTTGGAGGATTCTGACCTGGTCAAAGTGATGAACCAGACTGAAGGGCTTGGCACTGAAGCGACGCGTGCCGGGATCATTGGCATTCTTAAGGACCGGATGTATATTGATGTCCGCAAGAACCAGGTGTATGCGACGAACAAGGGAAAGCTTTTGATCGATTCAATCGGCGAAAGTGTGCTTGGATCCCCTGAAATGACCGCCAAATGGGAGCAGCGCCTGAATGAAATCGGTGAGGGGGCAGCATCGCCAAAAGAATTTATGGAGCAGGCGAAGAAGCTGTCAATTAAATTAATCAATGATGCGACAGAACAGAGTTCCCAGTGGAGCTTTGATGGATATGACCTGGAGGAATTCAAGGATAGAAGGCCGGGGAAAAAAGGCAAAAGGGGCGGTGCGGGCACGAAGGTCGGCAAATGTAAGCTGTGCGGCGGCGATGTTGTTGACAAAGGGACTTTTTATGGCTGTGCGAATTATAAAGCCTCTGACTGCCGTTTCACCATATCCAAAAAAGTGCTTGGGAAGACCATAAGCCAGGCAAATGTCCGCAAGCTTTTGAAAGATGGGCAGACAGATCTTATCAAAGGGTTCAAAAAAGGCGAAAAGGAATTTCAGGCCAGGCTAGAATGGGGAGAAGGCAGGCTTAACTTCGTCTTTGAAAACAGCATAAAGCAGCAATAA
- the mntR gene encoding transcriptional regulator MntR codes for MPTPSMEDYIEQIYILIEDKGYARVSDIAEALSVHPSSVTKMVQKLDKDEYLVYEKYRGLILTPKGKKIGKRLVYRHELLEQLLRIIGVKEENIYEDVEGIEHHLSWDAIDRVGDLVQFFEEDQGRVDSLREIARKNEQTEG; via the coding sequence ATGCCTACTCCAAGCATGGAAGATTATATAGAACAAATATACATACTGATAGAAGATAAAGGTTATGCACGTGTATCCGATATCGCCGAAGCTTTGTCAGTCCATCCTTCTTCAGTTACTAAGATGGTGCAGAAGCTGGATAAAGACGAATATCTTGTTTATGAAAAATACAGAGGGCTGATCCTGACTCCAAAAGGCAAAAAGATCGGCAAAAGGCTTGTATACCGCCATGAACTTCTCGAACAGCTGTTAAGGATCATTGGCGTGAAGGAAGAGAATATTTATGAAGATGTGGAAGGCATAGAGCATCATTTAAGCTGGGATGCGATTGACCGGGTGGGTGACCTAGTCCAGTTCTTTGAAGAAGATCAGGGGAGAGTGGATTCTCTCCGCGAAATCGCCAGGAAAAATGAGCAGACTGAAGGATGA
- a CDS encoding metal ABC transporter permease: protein MSYELWILAVGSLAGITCAITGCFLILRKLSMLADAISHTVLLGIVLAFLISQSMNGFYMLLGAAATGLATAFLVQTFNSSGVQEDASIGVVFTFLFAVGVILVSLFAENVHLDVDHALMGEIAFVPWDVVRIGMLPEVPKAFLMLGGVLLFNLLLIGLFYKEFKITSFDPQMAAAIGIPVLFIHYLLMGMVSITTVASFDSVGAVLVVAMLIAPGASAYLLTDRLGTMLIYSALIGAAAAVGGYFAASWLNASISGSMAAANGILFALVFLFSPTKGYIMKKRNSLRVRTAE, encoded by the coding sequence ATGAGCTATGAATTATGGATTTTGGCAGTAGGATCACTGGCCGGAATCACCTGTGCCATCACCGGATGCTTCCTGATATTGCGGAAGCTTTCCATGCTTGCCGATGCCATCAGCCATACCGTGCTCCTTGGAATCGTCCTTGCTTTTCTGATCAGCCAGAGCATGAACGGATTTTACATGCTCCTTGGAGCAGCAGCAACAGGTCTGGCAACGGCCTTCCTTGTCCAGACCTTTAACAGCAGCGGCGTTCAGGAGGATGCTTCAATCGGCGTAGTGTTCACCTTCCTGTTTGCTGTAGGAGTAATCCTGGTCTCGCTTTTTGCTGAAAATGTCCACCTGGATGTCGACCATGCATTGATGGGGGAGATTGCTTTTGTCCCTTGGGATGTCGTCCGGATTGGAATGCTTCCAGAAGTCCCGAAAGCCTTTCTGATGCTTGGGGGTGTCCTGCTGTTTAATCTGCTGCTGATTGGATTATTCTACAAGGAATTCAAAATTACATCTTTTGATCCCCAGATGGCAGCAGCGATAGGGATTCCGGTTCTGTTCATCCATTACCTGCTCATGGGAATGGTTTCGATTACAACTGTAGCTTCTTTTGACAGCGTCGGGGCAGTCCTTGTCGTTGCTATGCTGATTGCACCGGGAGCATCAGCATACCTGCTGACAGACAGGCTTGGGACCATGCTTATCTATAGTGCATTGATCGGAGCGGCTGCCGCTGTCGGCGGATATTTCGCTGCAAGCTGGCTGAATGCCTCGATATCCGGAAGCATGGCAGCTGCCAATGGAATACTATTTGCCCTTGTTTTCCTGTTTTCGCCTACTAAAGGGTATATAATGAAAAAACGGAACAGCCTGCGGGTCCGTACAGCAGAATGA
- a CDS encoding class I SAM-dependent methyltransferase produces MEFNWASEAERLWDEKSGSWSRQSREMWESGSRKEIAGFFNQHVPAGSAVCDLGCGDGFGTLKLANAGYKVTGADVSEEMIHKAIKVNEGNDARFIKSDIASLDVPDHAFDAVLAINSLEWTESPLAVLREMQRVVRPGGFGCVGILGPTAKPRENSYERLYGKKAVCNTMMPWEFERLAAENGWSRTAGFGVYKRSAELISKGSLTEELQQALSFMWVFMIKNDK; encoded by the coding sequence ATGGAATTTAATTGGGCCTCTGAAGCAGAAAGGCTTTGGGATGAGAAATCCGGCTCATGGAGCCGGCAGAGCAGGGAAATGTGGGAATCAGGCAGCCGGAAGGAAATTGCAGGCTTCTTCAATCAGCATGTCCCTGCAGGTTCTGCAGTCTGTGACCTTGGATGCGGAGATGGCTTTGGCACACTGAAACTCGCAAATGCCGGCTATAAAGTAACAGGGGCAGATGTTTCAGAGGAAATGATACATAAAGCCATTAAGGTGAATGAAGGAAATGATGCAAGATTTATTAAATCTGATATTGCATCTTTGGATGTTCCTGATCATGCCTTTGATGCAGTGCTTGCGATCAATTCCCTTGAGTGGACTGAGAGCCCACTTGCAGTCCTCAGGGAAATGCAGAGGGTGGTCAGGCCGGGAGGATTTGGATGCGTCGGCATTTTAGGCCCCACTGCGAAGCCGCGGGAAAACAGCTATGAAAGGCTTTACGGCAAGAAAGCTGTCTGCAATACAATGATGCCATGGGAGTTCGAAAGGCTAGCTGCTGAAAACGGATGGAGCAGGACAGCCGGGTTCGGTGTTTATAAAAGGAGTGCAGAACTGATTTCCAAAGGCTCCTTAACAGAAGAATTGCAGCAGGCATTATCGTTTATGTGGGTATTCATGATCAAAAATGATAAATAA